The following nucleotide sequence is from Desulfobacteraceae bacterium.
GCACAGGTTGTCGCGCGCCTGCTGCCCCCAAAAGAAATCGCAATGGTTTCTTTTTTTCCGGCGGGGTCGATTCCTTTGCCACTCTCAGAACCAATCATTTGAAAAACAAACCCGACGATGCCTTATATATCACGGATGGCATTCTGGTATTCGGCCTTGAACAGGATAACCCCGCCTTGTTCCAACATGTGGTGTCATCCCTGGTCGGTGTTGCCGAAGATACTGGAATCCGCTTTATCCCTGTCTACACCAATGTCTACCTCGTTTATCGTCGGGAAGATGCGGGAATGGACTTCCAGTTCTGGGGGTTTGAATTTGGCGGATGCGCTCTGGCTGCAGTGGCGCATGCATTTTCAGGCTATTTGGCCCGTATATCCATCGCGTCCACCTGTGGTTTGACCAACTTATCCCCTTGGGGTTCCCACCCGATTCTTGATCCGCTTTACAGCAGTTGTGACATGCGTATCCGTCATGACGGCATCACCTTGACCCGTCTAGGAAAAACGCGCCTGGTCGCCGAATGGGATACCGCGCTTCGCCACCTGAGGGTCTGCAATTGTTTTAAAAAATATACCCAACATCAGTTGAACTGCTGCTGTTGCGAAAAGTGTGTGCGCACCATGCTTGCCCTGGCGGCACTGGGCAAACTCGGCTCGGCCCCGTCCTTTCCCGCTCAGCTCACCCCGGAATTGGTCAGAAAAGCGGCAATCATTAGAAACGACTACGCCTGTTTCTGCTACGAGGAGGCGATTCCCGGCTTAAAAGCTTTGGGGCAAAACGAGCTTGTCAAAGCTATCTATTGTAACCTGGATCGATATCATCGCAACTGCAGAAAACCCTGGCTCAGGTTCAGTTTTTTGGAAAAAAAATCCCCAAAAAACCCACTTCCAACAACAAAAACGCTGGATTATGCAAAGTTAATACCTTAGCTTGGCATGCGATGAGCCGTAAATCGGCAAAATGAAAGCCCTGGCGCATTTCCCGGTATTGGCGTTTATTCAAACCATCCTTTGCCCCCGCCCGCCGGCGCTATGGGCGGCTTGGGTCCTTCAACCGTCGGCCCGCAAGGCGCCATCAAAGGTTCTGGCCAACCGCCGGTGGGTGAAGGGCTTGGCGCCCGGACCGCTGTAGTCGGCCACGATCTGGCCGCTTCCGATCATCCGCCACTTGTAGATCACCAGGCCTTCCAGCCCCACCGGTCCCCGGGCGTGGATCTTGCTCGTGCTGATCCCCACCTCGGCCCCCAGCCCGTAGCGAAAGCCGTCTGAAAACCGGCTGCTGCAGTTCCAGAAGACGTCCGCCGCATCCACGTAGTCCATAAAACGCAGGGCGCGTGCGCGGTCCGCGGTGACAATCACGTCGGTGTGACCCGAGCCGTAGCGGTTGATGTGTGCGATGGCCGCATCCAGATCGTTCACCACTCCGACCGAGACGATCAGGTCGAGGTATTCGGTGCGCCAATCCTGTTCAACCGCAGCCGCCACGTCGATCAGCGCACGGGTGCGCGCACAGCCGCGGATCTCGACCCCGCGCGCTTCCAGGGCGGTTTTGAGCCCGGGCAGGAGCCCGGCGGCCAACGCCTGGTGCACCAGGATCGTTTCGGCGGCGTTGCAGACCGCGACGTACTGGGTTTTGCTGTCCACCGCGATGCGTACGGCCATGTCCAACTCCGCGTAGCGGTCGATGTAGACGTGGCAGATGCCGTCGGCGTGCCCCAGGACCGGGATGGCGGTGTTGTCCATGATGTGGCGCACGAACTCGTTGCTGCCGCGCGGGATGATCAGATCGATATCCTCGTCCAGTCCCAGGATCGCCGCCACATCCGCGCGGGTCTCGAGCAGCGCCAGCCACCCGGCGGGCATGCCGGCGGCGACGCTGGCGGCGCTGATCGTCTCGGCCAGGATGCGGTTGGTGGCCGCCGCCTCGCTGCCGCCCTTGAGCAGGACGGCGTTGCCGCTCTTCAGGCACAGGCAGGAGATCTGCACCAGGGCATCGGGCCGCGACTCGAAGATCACGCCGATCACCCCGATGGGGCAGCTGACCTTGTAGAGCTCCAGCCCCTGGTCAAGCTCGGTGGCGCTGAGGGTTGCCCCCACCGGATCGGGCAGCGCCACCAGACTGTGGATGCCCTCCACGGCCTCGGTGATTTTGGCCTCGTCGAAGCGCAGGCGCTTTAACAGCGGTGCGGCCAGGTTTTCGGTCTCGGCACGGGCCAGGTCGCGCCGGTTGGCGGCCACGATCTCGTCCCGGTGGGTTTCCAGCGCCCGGGCGATGGCGGCCAGGGCCCGGTTTTTGGCATCGCTTTTGGCGGCGGCCAACTGCCGGCAGGCTTCCTGGGCCTGCCGCGCGATAGCGGTGATCTCCATGGCGTCCTCGATTTGGATTCGGCAAAAGGGTGCCCGGCAGGTTCCGCGCTTGCCGTACAAGCGCAGGGGCGGTTTCAGTCTCATTCTTAATTATGCGCCGCTGCCCGCGCCGTCAAGGGATTCGTGCGACCGCCCAGCAGAACTCCCAAGCAGAACGGCCGCCGTTACAGCCGGGCGGGCGCTTCGCCCTCGACTACTCGTGCCGCAAGGCCTCGATGGGATCCAGCCGGGCGGCCTTGCGGGCGGGGAAAAAGCCGAAGACCACCCCCACCGCACCGGAGAAGACAAAAGCCGCCGCAACGATGCCGGGGTTGAAGACGAAGGGCATCGCCATCGCGCGGGCGCCCAGCCAGGCCGCCGCCAGCCCCAGGACGATCCCCACCACCCCGCCGAAAACCGCCAGCACCATCGCCTCCACCAGAAACTGGAGCAGAACCTCGCGCTCCAGGGCGCCGATGGCCAGCCGGGTGCCGATCTCACGGGTGCGCTCGGTGACCGAGACCAGCATGATGTTCATGATGCCGATCCCCCCCACCAGCAGGCTCACGGCCGCCACGGCCCCCAGCAAACCGGTGAGCACCCGGGTGGTGCCGGTCAGGGTGGCGATGATCTCCTTCATGTCGCGCACGTGGAAATCATCCTCCTCGCCGATCTGGATGCGGCGCCGCTCGCGCATCAGGGCTTCGGTGTCGGCCTGGACCTGTTCGGTGGACACCCCGTCGGCGGCCGAAAGGTAGATGATGTTGACGTCGGTCCTGCCGGTGAAGCGCCGCTGCATGGTCTTGAGGGGAATCAGGATCAGGTCGT
It contains:
- a CDS encoding glutamate-5-semialdehyde dehydrogenase codes for the protein MRLKPPLRLYGKRGTCRAPFCRIQIEDAMEITAIARQAQEACRQLAAAKSDAKNRALAAIARALETHRDEIVAANRRDLARAETENLAAPLLKRLRFDEAKITEAVEGIHSLVALPDPVGATLSATELDQGLELYKVSCPIGVIGVIFESRPDALVQISCLCLKSGNAVLLKGGSEAAATNRILAETISAASVAAGMPAGWLALLETRADVAAILGLDEDIDLIIPRGSNEFVRHIMDNTAIPVLGHADGICHVYIDRYAELDMAVRIAVDSKTQYVAVCNAAETILVHQALAAGLLPGLKTALEARGVEIRGCARTRALIDVAAAVEQDWRTEYLDLIVSVGVVNDLDAAIAHINRYGSGHTDVIVTADRARALRFMDYVDAADVFWNCSSRFSDGFRYGLGAEVGISTSKIHARGPVGLEGLVIYKWRMIGSGQIVADYSGPGAKPFTHRRLARTFDGALRADG
- a CDS encoding ABC transporter permease, encoding MLWETYRLAQREILRNGLRSSLTVLGIVIGVAAVITMVTLGDGATAQVTSEISKLGSNMLQVRRGQGFRLPGGARIPAKRFKIADALAIERDVLGLKAVAPAVTTTRQAIFRNVNWSTSVTGSTNQFLVVRDWPLAAGRVFSDNELRAGKAVCLLGATVRQQLFGGEDPIGATIRLGKISFTVIGVLQAKGQSSFGTDQDDLILIPLKTMQRRFTGRTDVNIIYLSAADGVSTEQVQADTEALMRERRRIQIGEEDDFHVRDMKEIIATLTGTTRVLTGLLGAVAAVSLLVGGIGIMNIMLVSVTERTREIGTRLAIGALEREVLLQFLVEAMVLAVFGGVVGIVLGLAAAWLGARAMAMPFVFNPGIVAAAFVFSGAVGVVFGFFPARKAARLDPIEALRHE